catggtctagagcgtccaagaggaattgtgagtcgccgagtgaccgagtttgtgaaggttcggaagtcacctgaagacttaccacgagtgattgggcgaggtctgtgtgaccctagctcaaggagaatacggagaggactgtgtgtcctcaggtttaaatacctagccgcttcaaccagatgtacaactgagacaacagttggaactggtctaccaaatcattgtcttcaccaagccaactggttctatttcctcaactctttcatttcctcattactgtggtgtgtgcttgtcatatctgtgtttgaagactttgactgaagactttctcaatttcctcagttcaatttcttcagtctatttgtcttcatcctgtgttatcctgtgattacgctttctgtactctgcgattgtctttatttcatcatgatgattatGCTTGTCTTCTGTTATGTTTACTACTGAGTACTTATtgcgctgcaagtagttcttcgctaaggaatttcctcaccggcaaattccttagtgaagaattcataaaaatcgcctattcacccccgtccccctctagtcgatataacgcactttcaataatTTTATCAAATATTTGTATAACTTCTTTCTCAAGATGGATGGGCGTGGCAACGCGCGCCTTTATGTTCTACTAATGCAACTTGTGGTGACTGCTAAAAAAGCCATCGGGAAAGACACAACTATCAACACTTGGATCAatattaggctagtcatagtgggagtaacttagctagtaacatagcgcatttcaagaaaaatctgcttatgtggcaagtaattaatgagaggtggtaacataatatgttactgtaacatagcgcttttcaagacaagatgagtctacgagctaataaatgaagtcgtctatgatactactattatgttactttgcattatgaaggtactAAGTTAGActacatatgacactagtctaagttactccccactatgaccagccttaagcATAGTTAGCTGAGAATTAGCTAGTTAATTCAGGGTATCTCTGTTTGTAAACGAGTGTCATTTCCAAACCGGGTGGGCCCGATCGAGTGGCACTTACTGAGCAAAAGTCGGATGCagtttggtggaaattaagaaagaACCAATCTGTGTAGGTTGCGCGTCTCCATGGAGGTCGTGTAGCCGTTCTGGATCCTTTTATACTCAGTCCTCGCGTACTACGGTCCATTGCTTCCGGCAGTGCATTTCATCTATCAGCCATGAAAGCGATCCAACCATTTGCTTGCATCCTCCCAACTACTATTTGCTTGCATCATTCCTCGATCGTATTCCTGATGTAACACCTCATCTTTgacccatcttcatcttctccccccccccccccctacccaACCCAACGTCTCCAGTTATATTATATGACGATGAGCTCCACTCCGTGTGGACAATCGCAAAAAACAAGAGAAAAGAGGCCAcgcaacggcgacggcgacggcgacggccggTTAATTTGATAGTAGAAAGTAAACAAGTGAAATTTCGATGGTGATGCCATGGCGGGAAGTCGTCGAGGGGTTTCACGCGGATACGATTACGCGGTAGGCCCTTGGCCGGAGGAGGGAAGAGGAATCACACAGCGACGACCGACGATCATGGCCGGGATCGTTTCCTCCTCCACcgcttttcttctcctcctcgtcctcgtgccCAAGAACGGGAGCGAGGCCTTGGAGGCGGAGATGTGCTACTGCTATCAGAGGAGCGCCGTCGGCGGTGAAACTAACAAGCTGACCAAGACGATCGCGTTGCTCGCCGTCGGCCCCATTGAGCTGCAGATAAAAAAGACGGTCTCGCCGTCGCCGGTGAGCGGCTGCTCGGGCGCAGTGCCGACGCCGTCAAAGCCACCGCCAATCCCGGCGGACACGCGCGCGCATACATCTCCAGCACCGCCTGCTGCAGATAAAAGTGGCTTCAGCTGGCCGGCCAAAGCATGGTGCTGCTGGGGACTCGCCGTGGCAACGGTGATCGTCGCGCTCGCAGTGAGGTGAGTCCTGTTTACTTTCTCGCGCTTTGCCGGCGATACCGGCGTGTGTGTGTTATGAAAAAAAGAGTAGTTACTGATGCTAAACACCTCCAAAGTATTGAAAACCGTGTTGTTGTTTTTTTCAAAACCACGGTATTCTTGCAAAACATCAAAATTACTGAGCTGCCAAACGCAGCCCAGAACTTTCAAACTCTAAAACATCTAAGATTCAACCGTAAACTATCAAAACCTGCTAAGATTCAACGCCTTTCCCCTCTGAACCTGGTTTTCGCTGAGTAGGACTGATCATGACCTGTTGATTGGCCGGTAAGCATCCCAGTCAGCAGCCATGTGCGATTTTCAGCGCTTCTCGGGTCAAACTTTGACAAGAAAAAGGAAACATCCAAAAAGATAAAAGAATTCTCTAAAACCAAGATTAGTATACTTATCGTTCTGTGAAAGCTGCTGCCACCATTTTCCAAAACAGCTTTAAAAATAACCTTAAATTTCATTGTCATCCCTTCTTTGTCAACCAAACAATGgaagtttcaatttttttattaaatcAATACTAGTATAATTCTGGGAATTTTTCAGTTATTTTTGCCAAACAGATTTCAAAATACCGTTACATCTCACTTTCAACCCCTTTTTGGCCAGACTTACAAAAATACCCATTTAAAAAAGTAAACTCAAGACTAATATACTAATCATCCTAGAAAATTTCCAGTCATTTTTGCCAACGATATTAAAAAATACCTTTAAGTTTCATTTTCAGCCCCTTTTTGTCAATTTTGACCAAAAGATGAGAACGCAtccagaatttttttaaaaaagtgaaAAATGATGAGCATTATGGGAAAGTTTTGGTCCTTTTGCCGACCAAATTGCAAAAATACCCTCTTTTTAAGGGAATTGCAAAAATACCCTTAAAAATCTATTTCTGGCCAAGCTCACGCGGCGATCAATAACAAGTGGATCAAAGCCTGGCCTACTCGGCGGAGGGAAGGTTGATTCTAGCCGGTTTTGATAATTCGGGGTTGAATCTTAAGATGATTTGAGAGTTCGGTGTTGAATCTTAGGCAGATGGAATGGTTCATGGTTATAATATGGATTTTTCTCATCTACcctctctgttcctaaatgtatGTCTTTTAAGAGATTTCAGTAAAgactacatacaaatgtatatagacatgttttagagtgtgattcatttattttgctcagtatgtagtcagcattgaaatctctaaaaatgacttatatttaggaacggatggagtatgaaCCAAGTGCTACTCAGGCCTGAAATGTTTCTAGTACCATCGCGCAACGGCGGACCGGTTGACGGCAACGAACATACTACTCAGGTCCCGACTGGCTCGCGTGAAACTAGGCGAGAAACGTTGATCATCGATAGCAATGGGAATTCACGGTTGGGCGGTAACAGTGAGCTCTTCTACTGCCCCATGTGCATAACGACGGCGCCCATCGTCCACAAATCCAGCTTCGGCTCGTGCGACCACCACGCCTTCTGCTCCAACTGTGTCGCCAAGTACGTCGCTATGAGGCAGCGCGAGGGCGTTGCTCTTCCCGTCGAATGCCCCGACTGTGAGGACGAAGACGGCCTCCTCCCCATGCCCATGGTGCGGTGAGTTCTACTCCCTAGTCTCTACTAGATCTCTTGTAGTATTTGCTTGCCGGCCCAAAGGAACTCAAATTAACCCCCCTTGTACCCAGGCATGAAACGCCGCGCATCAACCACGCCACAGTCGCCGATGGCAATGAAGATTCGCCGGCGGACGGCGACGACGGTAGGCACTTCTACTGCGCCAAGTGCATGCATGTGGTGCCATGCGCATGTGTACGGCGCAGCTTCACCTCGTGCGCCCACGACTTCTGCTCGCGCTGTGTTTCTCGTCGACTGCAAGGACGGCTCGGCGACGGGAAGCACTTCTACTGCACCAAGTGCATGCATGTCGTGCCATGTGCATGTATACGGCCCAGCTTCACCTCGTGCGCCCATGATTTCTGCTCGAGCTGTGTTTCTCGTCAACTGCAAGGACTGCGCCGCCGAGCCGGAAAGATGCCGCAACATCAGCCCCCCGTGGACATGGTTCTGTTCACCGAGGGCAATGGAGATTCGCcggtcgacggcgacggcgagctctTCGACTGCGCCATCTGCATGGAGACGGTGCCCGGCGCCCTCAAGTTCATCATCAACTCGTGCGGCCACGCCTTCTGCTCCAGCTGCGTCGCCCAGTACGTGGCCGCGAAGCTGGACGACAATGTATGTCCCATCGAATGCCCGCAGCCAGGCTGCCAGGACGGCACCATCGAGCCGGAGAGATGCCACAGCATCATCCCCACGGACCTCCTCGACAAGTGGGGTTTGCTGCTGTGCGAGCTCGCGATCGGCGCGAAGAGGATGTACTGCCCGTACCCGGAATGCTCGGCGCTCTTGCTCGCCGACGACGAGGCCGGGGCGGCGGCCATCGCGGAGGCGGAGTGCCCGCACTGCCACCGGCTTTTCTGCGCCCGGTGCGCCGTGCCGTGGCACGTCGGCTTCGGGTGCCTGGAGTTCCAGAAGCTCGGGCAGGACGAGCGCGGCCGGGAGGACCTCTTGCTCCGGCGTCTCGTCGGCAGGGAGGGGTGGCAGAGGTGCCCCGAGTGCCAGATGTTCGTGGAGAAATCCGAAGGGTGCAATTACATCAAATGCAGGTACGTCAAATCCATCATCCTAGCTACGTTCTCCTTGTAGATTACTACGATCTCATCCATCATGCGTGCATGATTTGAGCTCATCTCCCCGGCCGGCTTGTTTGACAATTTGATTTTCTCCGGCCGATTGTAGGTGTGGATACAGCTTCTGCTACCGATGTGCATCCGAGTTGTCCGCGCAAAACCATCACTGCAACAACTGCAAGCCCTAATAACGGTTTGGTTGGCTATGGAGGGACGGTTCTTCAACTGCCACATGAGTTCATCTCGGCCATGCATGTTTCCTCAAGCCTTTATCGAAAAaaaaaagagtttgctcaagccaAAATGGAAATCTAGTCACGAAAAGAACCTCAATTAATTAATTGGGTTGTACAGCTTGTTTGGTGTTACTAATTTGATTCTACACTTGTAGGTGTGGATTGGTGAAAATAATCTTACCACTTTCAGTTTGTAATTAGGGTATAGTCAACCATGTCTTTGAGCTAGCAATCACCGTGCCAGTTTTACAATGTCCGGCTAGCAGGAACTATATATGCACACTAGTACTACAAATCAAATTACTACTGATCACTCCTCACTGACCGACACCTAGCCAGGCGTCAGTGATGAGCCTGTCACGGTCGACAAAGATAGTTAACATTGACCGGTCAAAAAATAACCCATCAATGATAAGGTGTTCTATCCCACAACAAAAATGATAAGGTGTTCTTCCACCTACGTCGGGTTGTGCGGATGAAATTTTATCACCGATGAGCTGTCATATTTGTCCGGTCTATGATTGTAGTCCATCAATGACCTCGTAGCTATTGGACGATCGTTGGTGTCTGATCTTCGTCGTCTTTCCGTGTGATCAATGAGAATGTAAAAAGGAGTATGAACACATTGATCACGCGTCCCTGATTACGAGTGCGTGGGGGTTCCCAATGATCATGCATCGAAATGGCCATAATTCCCACGGCGGCGCCCATTCGGCTAATAATATGCCTCAAACAAATCTATAACTTTTAAAGTTTCATCCTATGTTCACATAATTGGTACATAAGTTCGGCATATTTTTCTTTGATTTtcattggactaacatattaatctaaTGCATAGAGTCGGTTGTTGTTTGTTGGACTTTTCAGCATATAAAATTTATGAAGcccaaaaattaaataaaaataggaCGCCAATTTTCAAGCCAAGGGCCAGAAGGTCacctagagggggaggggcacaacctccaccccccaccccccacccccttgGTGTGACCTAGGGGCATGGGCATTGCCTCCACCGCCTTTCGACGCCCGTAGCTCCATATGTACTAAAAAACATCCGACATAATTTGAGCCTAATTTTTCGGCCGTTGCCACTTCCCGGTCCACTGCGATCTTGGTTTTGTCCTTGTTCCGGCACTATATCATAGTGGAAATTTCATCTTCGTGAACATCTCCGTCATCCATTGCTGCTCCTATGATGATCTACGAGTACTTAACCCTCGAGGTTGACGGTTTATACCAGTAGCTATGGGTTCTATCTCTCTCATTTGATCATGTAAGTTTCCATTCTTGATTGCAATCAGCTTTGTTAATGGAGTT
The window above is part of the Triticum aestivum cultivar Chinese Spring chromosome 2A, IWGSC CS RefSeq v2.1, whole genome shotgun sequence genome. Proteins encoded here:
- the LOC123186517 gene encoding uncharacterized protein; this encodes MAGSRRGVSRGYDYAVGPWPEEGRGITQRRPTIMAGIVSSSTAFLLLLVLVPKNGSEALEAEMCYCYQRSAVGGETNKLTKTIALLAVGPIELQIKKTVSPSPVSGCSGAVPTPSKPPPIPADTRAHTSPAPPAADKSGFSWPAKAWCCWGLAVATVIVALAVR
- the LOC123186516 gene encoding E3 ubiquitin-protein ligase RNF144A-like, which encodes MNQVLLRPEMFLVPSRNGGPVDGNEHTTQVPTGSRETRRETLIIDSNGNSRLGGNSELFYCPMCITTAPIVHKSSFGSCDHHAFCSNCVAKYVAMRQREGVALPVECPDCEDEDGLLPMPATVADGNEDSPADGDDGLRRRAGKMPQHQPPVDMVLFTEGNGDSPVDGDGELFDCAICMETVPGALKFIINSCGHAFCSSCVAQYVAAKLDDNVCPIECPQPGCQDGTIEPERCHSIIPTDLLDKWGLLLCELAIGAKRMYCPYPECSALLLADDEAGAAAIAEAECPHCHRLFCARCAVPWHVGFGCLEFQKLGQDERGREDLLLRRLVGREGWQRCPECQMFVEKSEGCNYIKCRCGYSFCYRCASELSAQNHHCNNCKP